The Schistocerca serialis cubense isolate TAMUIC-IGC-003099 chromosome 10, iqSchSeri2.2, whole genome shotgun sequence genome includes a region encoding these proteins:
- the LOC126425194 gene encoding protein FAM200A-like: MSEQEKSAEAALRVCTLSKHQKPFSNSEIMNECMLEVASELFEEKKDVVAVIQSIPMSARSNTRRTDILATDIKSILLQLLENTPFFAIALDESCDIVDDEQISIFVRFFDIENKIFREELLAILPLKGNTRGEDLFKAIDEFINNSYICYDKIVSLSTDGAPAVIDKGKGTVKKIRDMNPGLISYQCMIHKTALCGKLSATLKEVMNSLVQFINFMRSHSSPMPKV, encoded by the coding sequence ATGAGTGAGCAAGAAAAATCGGCAGAAGCAGCGTTACGTGTGTGTACACTTAGTAAACACCAAAAAccattttcaaattctgaaataatgaATGAATGCATGTTGGAAGTAGCCTCGgaactttttgaagaaaaaaaggatGTTGTCGCTGTAATTCAAAGTATTCCAATGTCGGCaagaagtaatacaagaagaacGGATATTTTAGCTACTGATATTAAAAGCATTCTGCTTCAACTTTTGGAAAATACACCATTCTTCGCCATTGCACTTGACgaatcatgtgacattgttgatgatgAACAAATATCTATTTTCGTGAGATTTTTCGACATTGAAAATAAGATATTCAGGGAAGAATTGCTCGCAATATTGCCTCTGAAAGGTAACACTCGAGGAGAAGATTTATTCAAAGCTATTGACGAATTTATTAATAATTCCTACATTTGTTATGATAAAATAGTGTCGCTTTCAACTGACGGCGCCCCAGCGGTGATTGACAAAGGAAAAGGTACAGTAAAGAAAATCAGGGATATGAATCCGGGTCTAATATCGTATCAGTGTATGATTCATAAGACTGCCCTTTGTGGAAAACTCAGTGCTACACTGAAAGAAGTAATGAACAGCTTGGTGCAGTTCATTAATTTTATGAGATCTCATTCTTCTCCGATGCCGAAAGTTTGA